A region of the Mus caroli chromosome 7, CAROLI_EIJ_v1.1, whole genome shotgun sequence genome:
tttggtttggttttcgagacagggtttctctgtgtagtcctggctgtcctggaactcactctgtagaccaggctggccttgaactcagaaatccgcctgcttctgcctcccgagtgctgggattaaaggtgtgcaccaccacgcccggctcagataGATCtcttatgagttcaaggacagcttggttctacatagtgagaccttgtctcaaaatattagAACCTGATCTCTACCCCTTTAGAGTGTTCTGTGATTgtgttctctgttttgttttgatggcaCTACCTCCTAGGATTGTTTAATTCACTGCTtacatttgtgtatttctttctagTCTTTCCTCTTGCTAGTATATAATTCCATAAAGACAAAGATCTTGATTTATGCCTTAGTCTTCAGAATATTCCAGAAACTTGCAGTAGTTTCCACTACATTATAGTGAATACCCAGTAATTATATTAAATGAGCAATTTcaagttttaatatattttctaccTTCTTACAGAAAGAACACACTGGTCGCCTTGTTATAGGAGATCACAAATCAACATCTCACTTCCGAACAGGtaagaaaaacataattaaagtAGAGGTGCTAGATCTATATGATTTTGAGCTTTTCTGTGCATAGTTCTGTTAACTAAAGCATTTCAAGGAAATATATTCTATTGGTAAAACAGCTGCCTAGCATGCTTATAGCCCTGGCTTTGCAGCAccaaaaaaggcagaaaaatataaaataaaaaaatatatgggaaaaactttttaataaaaactgCAAATGAATTGGATTTTAATTCAGTCTACTGAAAGGTAAACGAAATTTTGGTTGTTATTAATTAACAGCATAATCTAAactaaatgtaacaaaaattttAACTGAATCATTTAACTTTATAGGACCTATCTTATATAGTATCTTTCAGAAATCATTACAcatgatcttagccaaaaggccgagaagcgatctGACATTAGTTACTTCAGAATGATTATCATTGTTCCACAAGGCAGAACATTGGCCTTTCAAAATGGAAAGGCGTTTTGGCATTTAAtacttgtcttttaaaattgaGAATTGTAATAAAGTGAAATGGCATGAGAGGTCGGGATAGTCCTTGCCGTGCTCACTAGATAATGATGCCAAAGACATTGAGAGCTCTATGAAGAAAATAACTGGAAGCACAGAAATGTGTGATTGGAACCTAAAGTTGCTTTTGTACACTAAAGCACTAACCCCAGTGTTGGGTACAGACTGTGGAGGACCATCCATGTGAAGTGGGGTCACAGGGCTGTCAGTGCTCTGCTGCCTGGTGCAGAGTAAACGAGCATACAAATGTTGCATAGTAAATAGCTTGGGATTTTAGTTTGTTTCTATTAACtgagaagcaaagacaggcaCCAAGAAACATTACCAGGCCACCCTGAGATGACCTTGCATGCTCTGAGCAGAATTGCTCATTTTTGTTCTCTGTTCAGAAACAAATACTCTTGTTTATTGGAGGTTTTTAGGTCACTTGGAGGAAACCTTCAGAGTGATCATTAGACATTAATTTAGAAGCTTGGCTCCTAAGTTatcataagtgtgtgtgttggctACTGTGGTGTTTAGTGGGTGACAGCTGTGCTACAGAAACTGTCCACACAGTGCAGTGTGAAGTCAGTCAGTTAGAGACCTCAGCCCTGAATAGAATAGCCTCTGTTTTGTGGGTCTTTTTGTGTAATCAAATGTTTTTGTTGATTTGACTGAATCATAACCAAAGTACAATGGACACGCAggggaagaagacaagaaaattaaTGAAGAGCTGGAGTCTCAGTACCAGCAGAGCATGGACAGCAAACTGTCAGGACGGTACCGGCGGCACTGCGGACTCGGCTTCAGTGAGGTATGACTGCTCACGACTGGGACATGATCGCTTTCCATTTGATATTTGGGTTGTCAGGGCATCCAAGAaccctgagagacagagagagagagagagggagagggagagagagagagggagagagNNNNNNNNNNNNNNNNNNNNNNNNNNNNNNNNNNNNNNNNNNNNNNNNNNNNNNNNNNNNNNNNNNNNNNNNNNNNNNNNNNNNNNNNNNNNNNNNNNNNNNNNNNNNNNNNNNNNNNNNNNNNNNNNNNNNNNNNNNNNNNNNNNNNNNNNNNNNNNNNNNNNNNNNNNNNNNNNNNNNNNNNNNNNNNNNNNNNNNNNNNNNNNNNcagagtttcactgtgtatctctggctgtcctagaactcactctgtagaccaggctggcctcgaactcagaaatctgcctgcctctgcctcccaagtggcatgcgccaccactgcccggcgagaGAGTGCTTTCTTGTCAGCTACTCAAAATACTCTTGCAGCACGTCTCTGTCACTACAGAATCAGGAAATGTTCTTAAGAAGTTAAAATGAGTTTTCTAATATTGGCTTAGGGTAAATTTTACTTAACTTTGGCAGACCTTTAACAGATATGGATAATGCTCATAAGATAAAAGTCTTTCATGTAAGTTTAAAACTGGTCTCTAATAAGGACCACTGTGTAATAAGGACTGGTGTGGTGTGAATGACTGACAGATGCTGTTCCaggaagagaaaagcaggaaATGTCAGTCTAGAGGAGGGAGACAGCGAAGTGCTCCTGGGAGGCTTTCCTTAAAGCCTGGAGTGGCTGTCCTCAGTCTTTCCCTCAGCAGCCAGGAATCTTAATTTGCCTATGAAATACTAATACTACCTAATACTATGAAGTGGACTCCTTGGGGTGTTTTAAGATAGGGGCTCACTATGTAACCcctgctggaacttgaactcctagatatccacctgcctctgcctcctgagttaagTGGGCTGATTTTTAAGATAGACAAAAATTAGGACCAATCCCAGTTCCCAGTTTCTGTACTGGCCAGTggtgcttctttttcttccctcataGGCCTTTGGTTGATGTTTTAGGTAGAAGATCATGATGGAGAAGGTGATGTGGCTGGAGATGACGATGAGGACGACTCCCCTGATGCTGAGAGTCCAGATGACTCGGACAGTGACTCTGAGTCTGAGAAGGAGGAGTCTGCAGAAGAGCTTCATGCTGCTGAGCATCCTGATGACACAGAAGACCCGAAAAGCAAAAAAGATGCGAAGAGCAATTATAAGATGATGTTTGTCAAGTCCAGTGGCTCCTAACTACCAAACACTTAGTCTTTGTATTAAAAGTAAGCCTTATTGTTATAATGCACAGTGGAGGACTGCTTATAGAGCACAGACCtttgtattataatttttaaaaaggccctTTTAAATAACTACAAAGAGTGTTTGCTTTCAAATGCCATGGGTTACATTTCTCCAGGCATGACTATAACCACTTTTGTAAAGAGTCAGAGTtgtataaaatgagaaataaatgctGTACTCAGCTTCCTTTCATATTGGCATCATCTGCCCTCTCCCCACCGTTTGCCTCTGTAGGTGCATTATGGGGGACACTTGCTTTGTTTGTGGCAGCTCTTTCATCTTCATCTTTTGGTTTGTTCCTATTTTTCTCTTACATAATTCATCTGATACTGTGACATGTTCCCTTGATTATACTTTGTTAAAGTAGACCTGTCCATCATGGAGTTGGCTGCCACCAGCCCTGCTGCAGACCATCATTGACAGTCCATGCTTGTTTAGTCTTTGCTCGTGGACCAGAGCAAGCACAGGACACTTATGTGTGGAAGTGCCCTGTTACATCATTCAAAGGTTGCAAACCCAAAATGTCTTTATATAAGTTGATTTTACTGTATGGTAAAGTTTTGATAAAATTTGGCCAGTTTTTACAGAAGAAATTATTTCTCTGCTCATTTAGTCCtgtgtatttagaaatatgtaaaactggatttttttttaaggtactaTGTGACCAAAGTTCATTTTTTCCTCCTAAGGtctaaataaagagaaagcagTTTCCCATATTTGATTGTGATGCCTTTATCCTCATTGTCTGTAAATGGGGAGCAGGCTTACCAAGTAAGAAGTAGGAAACCATGTATGTTCATCTCACCATCTCTCTAGAGTCTACATGGCTGGCAGGAACCATCACCAGGTGACTGCAGCTGGCTGCCAGAGTGGGGCGGGCTCATCTCTTGTCTCCTTGGTTTGTACAGCAGTTTACTTGAGTGCATTGTGGGGTAGTGGATGGAGCTTTGAATAACTGTCCAAATTTTAATCAGCTTAAAGATGAGAATGCAGCCTGTATTAGAACTGATGTTACATATCAGACTGCAGTGTGTGCCTGCTGAGCTGGACTTTGTAAAGCTACTCCTTTCAAAGTTGAAATGGGGGCACAGAGCAGTTGAGTTCTGATTCACAGACTACGTTTTGCATTTTCACCCAAAAggccttttcattttgttttttaattcctcaCACTCTACAAGTAGGTACTGCCCATGTAAGTATTCTCTGGAAGATCAACAGTGTGTGTAAAGTACCTTAGAGAAGTTTGGGTTTAGTGTAAACACTGATTTTCAAATCCAGCCTCTGGGACTTCACATTACAGTTAATTTACGTCGAAACTAAGAACTAATTTATGTCTAAGAATAGATGAGAGGCTCTTGTTCTCTTtgtcttcctgctccctctctgtcctctagtcccttcccccttcaaaaaaaaaaagatgagataagaggctccagttccaaggaatccaatgtgcccttctcacctccacaggcaccaggtacacaagtggtacacaaacaaacataccagGAGGCAAAACACCATTTAAGAGCAGAACCATAAGGATGCTGGCCAGACATCCTAGTGCCAGGGAGACTGAGCTGATTGCCCTGAGGTCATAGGAAGCTGCAGAGaaggactgtctcaaaaataataatggaaGCTGGAAACGCCAGCTGCTTGGGAGGGCGCTCCGCTAGCATAGTAAAGGCCCCGTCCTCAGGGCCAcaaaggaatggaaggaagatCAGTGAGATTTTAAAGCCACTCCACCCACTCACTATTAAACATGCAGGGCTAGTTATaagattttcagttttaattaGTCCATGTCTAGCCACTAAACTAACAACACTCAAGGGGTAGAATAGGTTCTTACTCAAGAACCTATTGGTCCATGAGGCCCTGCAGCCTGTAGTCCCCACAGCACATTAACCACCTTGCCTATCTTACATGAATGAACGACATGTTTCAAGGAACAACATGAAAGGGAAACAAATGACTTGATATGCCATCTTGTACCCATTCTTTAAAAGTTCAGGAAACTGGCCCAGTGGGTAGAGGCCCTGACTGTCAGTCTGcccctgatgacctgagtttgccctccagcacccacgtgataGGAGTCAAGCCTACCACGCTCTCTAACTGCTCTGAATCGTCCTCTCAACTTGCATGTGTGCAATGACAGCTGACACACACTGCATGAGATAGAAAACTCAAAGAATACAAATGGCTTTTGAGCAGTTGGTCACAGTGGAAAGGTTGTGATTTTCCATACTAGTGACTTCATCCAGAACGGTCCTTGTCCCAAGTTTGCACCCAGCGGTTCACTCCTAACAGGGCCTTTCCTTGCATCAAATGACTGCCTCTTAATGACTAGAATTCATGTCATTTGTAGTAGCTAAAAGCCTAGATATTTAACACCTCGGTGaatggaagaagcagaaatgtCCGGTGTAATGACCTTACTTGAAAACAAAagttgggggctggaaagatgactcagtagttaaagagcaccgactgctcttccagaggtcctgtgttcaaatcccatcaagtacatggtggctcataatcatctgtaatggtgtctgatgctctcttctggtgtgtcagaagacagagacagtgtactcacataaatctttaaaaaaaaaaaaaaaaaaaaagcaaagttggGTCGCCTTTCAAATGGGGAAATGAATTTCTGCTACCAGGTGAGCACATAGGAATTTGCTGCTGTCACCACTGAGACAGTGCAGGCCTCAGTTGCTCTCAGTTCAGGGTCAGCCTCCTGCTAAAGTCCTACTACCTTTAGATGTACCTGTGTGGCCTGCAGGTTATTCTGGAAAAAGATCaccaagccagtaagaaacactgGAGGACCTCACAGTGCCTGTGACTCTGTCAACTCCAATTCTTTTCatctgtgggtgttttgtcttttGTAGACAGGTTATCTCTGGCGGTCCTAGAATtcaaggatcctcctgcctcttgcctTTGAGTGTTGATTAAGGGCATGTAGGTGATGCTACATCTGACTTCTtattcttatattaaaaaaacaatctaCAAGTTATGAGCCTCTTTTATCTTCCTATCTCTGTAATGTCTTTTTCCTTCCGTCTTTTCTGAactgggctggctggctggctggctccccTCGTACAAAGGATTCCCCCCTGAGCCAGACAACGTGAGTTTAGTCCCCAGATGTGACATGGTAGAAGTTGAGAACTCCCACAAGTTACCCATGACCTCCACATAGCATGCTTGTGGTATACATCCTTCCTCCcctaaatgaatacatttatattCCATGAAGTTGTGCCAGTTAAAATCACAGCAAGGACAGGTGTCACAACCCAGCTCTCTCCATTATTGATGATAAACGAGGCAACTTgaggccacaggcctcatccggccggaacaGCACCggtgtagctagagcgcagggtcggctgacaccggccagctacccacgaccccccccacaggattttgagactgctggtgagtggaacacagcttctgctccaNNNNNNNNNNNNNNNNNNNNNNNNNNNNNNNNNNNNNNNNNNNNNNNNNNNNNNNNNNNNNNNNNNNNNNNNNNNNNNNNNNNNNNNNNNNNNNNNNNNNNNNNNNNNNNNNNNNNNNNNNNNNNNNNNNNNNNNNNNNNNNNNNNNNNNNNNNNNNNNNNNNNNNNNNNNNNNNNNNNNNNNNNNNNNNNNNNNNNNNNNNNNNNNNNNNNNNNNNNNNNNNNNNNNNNNNNNNNNNNNNNNNNNNNNNNNNNNNNNNNNNNNNNNNNNNNNNNNNNNNNNNNNNNNNNNNNNNNNNNNNNNNNNNNNNNNNNNNNNNNNNNNNNNNNNNNNNNNNNNNNNNNNNNNNNNNNNNNNNNNNNNNNNNNNNNNNNNNNNNNNNNNNNNNNNNNNNNNNNNNNNNNNNNNNNNNNNNNNNNNNNNNNNNNNNNNNNNNNNNNNNNNNNNNNNNNNNNNNNNNNNNNNNNNNNNNNNNNNNNNNNNNNNNNNNNNNNNNNNNNNNNNNNNNNNNNNNNNNNNNNNNNNNNNNNNNNNNNNNNNNNNNNNNNNNNNNNNNNNNNNNNNNNNNNNNNNNNNNNNNNNNNNNNNNNNNNNNNNNNNNNNNNNNNNNNNNNNNNNNNNNNNNNNNNNNNNNNNNNNNNNNNNNNNNNNNNNNNNNNNNNNNNNNNNNNNNNNNNNNNNNNNNNNNNNNNNNNNNNNNNNNNNNNNNNNNNNNNNNNNNNNNNNNNNNNNNNNNNNNNNNNNNNNNNNNNNNNNNNNNNNNNNNNNNNNNNNNNNNNNNNNNNNNNNNNNNNNNNNNNNNNNNNNNNNNNNNNNNNNNNNNNNNNNNNNNNNNNNNNNNNNNNNNNNNNNNNNNNNNNNNNNNNNNNNNNNNNNNNNNNNNNNNNNNNNNNNNNNNNNNNNNNNNNNNNNNNNNNNNNNNNNNNNNNNNNNNNNNNNNNNNNNNNNNNNNNNNNNNNNNNNNNNNNNNNNNNNNNNNNNNNNNNNNNNNNNNNNNNNNNNNNNNNNNNNNNNNNNNNNNNNNNNNNNNNNNNNNNNNNNNNNNNNNNNNNNNNNNNNNNNNNNNNNNNNNNNNNNNNNNNNNNNNNNNNNNNNNNNNNNNNNNNNNNNNNNNNNNNNNNNNNNNNNNNNNNNNNNNNNNNNNNNNNNNNNNNNNNNNNNNNNNNNNNNNNNNNNNNNNNNNNNNNNNNNNNNNNNNNNNNNNNNNNNNNNNNNNNNNNNNNNNNNNNNNNNNNNNNNNNNNNNNNNNNNNNNNNNNNNNNNNNNNNNNNNNNNNNNNNNNNNNNNNNNNNNNNNNNNNNNNNNNNNNNNNNNNNNNNNNNNNNNNNNNNNNNNNNNNNNNNNNNNNNNNNNNNNNNNNNNNNNNNNNNNNNNNNNNNNNNNNNNNNNNNNNNNNNNNNNNNNNNNNNNNNNNNNNNNNNNNNNNNNNNNNNNNNNNNNNNNNNNNNNNNNNNNNNNNNNNNNNNNNNNNNNNNNNNNNNNNNNNNNNNNNNNNNNNNNNNNNNNNNNNNNNNNNNNNNNNNNNNNNNNNNNNNNNNNNNNNNNNNNNNNNNNNNNNNNNNNNNNNNNNNNNNNNNNNNNNNNNNNNNNNNNNNNNNNNNNNNNNNNNNNNNNNNNNNNNNNNNNNNNNNNNNNNNNNNNNNNNNNNNNNNNNNNNNNNNNNNNNNNNNNNNNNNNNNNNNNNNNNNNNNNNNNNNNNNNNNNNNNNNNNNNNNNNNNNNNNNNNNNNNNNNNNNNNNNNNNNNNNNNNNNNNNNNNNNNNNNNNNNNNNNNNNNNNNNNNNNNNNNNNNNNNNNNNNNNNNNNNNNNNNNNNNNNNNNNNNNNNNNNNNNNNNNNNNNNNNNNNNNNNNNNNNNNNNNNNNNNNNNNNNNNNNNNNNNNNNNNNNNNNNNNNNNNNNNNNNNNNNNNNNNNNNNNNNNNNNNNNNNNNNNNNNNNNNNNNNNNNNNNNNNNNNNNNNNNNNNNNNNNNNNNNNNNNNNNNNNNNNNNNNNNNNNNNNNNNNNNNNNNNNNNNNNNNNNNNNNNNNNNNNNNNNNNNNNNNNNNNNNNNNNNNNNNNNNNNNNNNNNNNNNNNNNNNNNNNNNNNNNNNNNNNNNNNNNNNNNNNNNNNNNNNNNNNNNNNNNNNNNNNNNNNNNNNNNNNNNNNNNNNNNNNNNNNNNNNNNNNNNNNNNNNNNNNNNNNNNNNNNNNNNNNNNNNNNNNNNNNNNNNNNNNNNNNNNNNNNNNNNNNNNNNNNNNNNNNNNNNNNNNNNNNNNNNNNNNNNNNNNNNNNNNNNNNNNNNNNNNNNNNNNNNNNNNNNNNNNNNNNNNNNNNNNNNNNNNNNNNNNNNNNNNNNNNNNNNNNNNNNNNNNNNNNNNNNNNNNNNNNNNNNNNNNNNNNNNNNNNNNNNNNNNNNNNNNNNNNNNNNNNNNNNNNNNNNNNNNNNNNNNNNNNNNNNNNNNNNNNNNNNNNNNNNNNNNNNNNNNNNNNNNNNNNNNNNNNNNNNNNNNNNNNNNNNNNNNNNNNNNNNNNNNNNNNNNNNNNNNNNNNNNNNNNNNNNNNNNNNNNNNNNNNNNNNNNNNNNNNNNNNNNNNNNNNNNNNNNNNNNNNNNNNNNNNNNNNNNNNNNNNNNNNNNNNNNNNNNNNNNNNNNNNNNNNNNNNNNNNNNNNNNNNNNNNNNNNNNNNNNNNNNNNNNNNNNNNNNNNNNNNNNNNNNNNNNNNNNNNNNNNNNNNNNNNNNNNNNNNNNNNNNNNNNNNNNNNNNNNNNNNNNNNNNNNNNNNNNNNNNNNNNNNNNNNNNNNNNNNNNNNNNNNNNNNNNNNNNNNNNNNNNNNNNNNNNNNNNNNNNNNNNNNNNNNNNNNNNNNNNNNNNNNNNNNNNNNNNNNNNNNNNNNNNNNNNNNNNNNNNNNNNNNNNNNNNNNNNNNNNNNNNNNNNNNNNNNNNNNNNNNNNNNNNNNNNNNNNNNNNNNNNNNNNNNNNNNNNNNNNNNNNNNNNNNNNNNNNNNNNNNNNNNNNNNNNNNNNNNNNNNNNNNNNNNNNNNNNNNNNNNNNNNNNNNNNNNNNNNNNNNNNNNNNNNNNNNNNNNNNNNNNNNNNNNNNNNNNNNNNNNNNNNNNNNNNNNNNNNNNNNNNNNNNNNNNNNNNNNNNNNNNNNNNNNNNNNNNNNNNNNNNNNNNNNNNNNNNNNNNNNNNNNNNNNNNNNNNNNNNNNNNNNNNNNNNNNNNNNNNNNNNNNNNNNNNNNNNNNNNNNNNNNNNNNNNNNNNNNNNNNNNNNNNNNNNNNNNNNNNNNNNNNNNNNNNNNNNNNNNNNNNNNNNNNNNNNNNNNNNNNNNNNNNNNNNNNNNNNNNNNNNNNNNNNNNNNNNNNNNNNNNNNNNNNNNNNNNNNNNNNNNNNNNNNNNNNNNNNNNNNNNNNNNNNNNNNNNNNNNNNNNNNNNNNNNNNNNNNNNNNNNNNNNNNNNNNNNNNNNNNNNNNNNNNNNNNNNNNNNNNNNNNNNNNNNNNNNNNNNNNNNNNNNNNNNNNNNNNNNNNNNNNNNNNNNNNNNNNNNNNNNNNNNNNNNNNNNNNNNNNNNNNNNNNNNNNNNNNNNNNNNNNNNNNNNNNNNNNNNNNNNNNNNNNNNNNNNNNNNNNNNNNNNNNNNNNNNNNNNNNNNNNNNNNNNNNNNNNNNNNNNNNNNNNNNNNNNNNNNNNNNNNNNNNNNNNNNNNNNNNNNNNNNNNNNNNNNNNNNNNNNNNNNNNNNNNNNNNNNNNNNNNNNNNNNNNNNNNNNNNNNNNNNNNNNNNNNNNNNNNNNNNNNNNNNNNNNNNNNNNNNNNNNNNNNNNNNNNNNNNNNNNNNNNNNNNNNNNNNNNNNNNNNNNNNNNNNNNNNNNNNNNNNNNNNNNNNNNNNNNNNNNNNNNNNNNNNNNNNNNNNNNNNNNNNNNNNNNNNNNNNNNNNNNNNNNNNNNNNNNNNNNNNNNNNNNNNNNNNNNNNNNNNNNNNNNNNNNNNNNNNNNNNNNNNNNNNNNNNNNNNNNNNNNNNNNNNNNNNNNNNNNNNNNNNNNNNNNNNNNNNNNNNNNNNNNNNNNNNNNNNNNN
Encoded here:
- the C7H11orf58 gene encoding small acidic protein produces the protein MSAARESHPHGVKRSASPDDDLGSSNWEAADLGNEERKQKFLRLMGAGKKEHTGRLVIGDHKSTSHFRTGEEDKKINEELESQYQQSMDSKLSGRYRRHCGLGFSEVEDHDGEGDVAGDDDEDDSPDAESPDDSDSDSESEKEESAEELHAAEHPDDTEDPKSKKDAKSNYKMMFVKSSGS